A window of the Parambassis ranga chromosome 17, fParRan2.1, whole genome shotgun sequence genome harbors these coding sequences:
- the dis3l2 gene encoding DIS3-like exonuclease 2, with protein sequence MASPRQSKKANLNREPKRIQNQPGPPPQKDAYARLLSQHRSTKFSLYLEQYAKDLSFEREDSRTSPSLRAQSDRLNIPQQNRESLLNDFSDSSDFSPSSLKNKGEESSLSLYMEKLSTRNAQQDSERKQGVSDRQRRGQRRDTTTSHDGDIESGEELGSLKPDDAKKHQKQQRRNKESNREVASRETDSLVGHPQSPKKSKTTGQEQEKMKKSKKKIQSKQPDERINTEGKSADDAQTTRPKSPHVREKKVQQSQASSASSPADKSKNKGGRGSKKQVFESYMTSEDVSHGLKRGELIQGQLRINPKKYHEAYIPSPDDTRDIFLDGIVARNRALNGDVVVVQILPREQWKVVRSDTDCEGASESEAQKEHVVKTKHVPKPDVTVEEQCSDQDELVSKCQNIVLADGGELLEDPSAPRSTGEILQKTAKVVYIVEKKHSRAATGFLKFLPDKAFAMFSPVDHRVPRINIPLMDCPEDFSSRPGDYTNTLFICRITNWAADSNFAEGRLAKTLGQAGEIEPETEGILIEYDVDFSEFSDEVLDCLPKNLPWAIPPEEMNKRRDLRKECIFTIDPATARDLDDALSCKQLPDGNFEVGVHIADVSFFVEQGNALDAIASQRATSVYMVQKVIPMLPRLLCEELCSLNPLTDRLTFSVIWKITPEGKILSEWFGRSVIRSCVKLSYDHAQSMIEAPEKLFSAEELPPVDPEHPIDEIHQAVLNLHSIAKNLRAQRFSGGALRLDQMKLSFTLDKETMMPQGCYVYQYRDSNKLVEEFMLLANIATAHHIYRKFPELALLRRHPPPKAKMVDELQELCDQLGINVDLSSAGALHKSLNTTLGDDEYTSARKEVLTHMCSRPMQMALYFCTGVLKNEQLFKHYALNVPLYTHFTSPIRRYADIIVHRLLAYSLKCGPHLGLSTEEVEKRASHCNDKKTVSKRVQELSTELFFGVFVKECGPLDSEAMVMGVLDQSFDVLVLRYGVQKRIYCKSIVGLQSFHHRKVGKKSELTLVWTAEDLENPPAEQVISVFTLVEVQLKADGAPMKYSAVLKRPEDIRS encoded by the exons ATGGCCTCTCCTCGGCAATCTAAGAAGGCTAACTTGAACCGAGAGCCAAAACGAATCCAGAATCAGCCTGGCCCTCCTCCTCAGAAAGATGCCTATGCCAGGCTTCTAAGCCAACACCGTAGCACAAAGTTCAGTCTGTACCTCGAACAGTATGCAAAGGACTTGTCATTTGAAAGGGAAGATAGTAGGACCAGCCCATCGCTCAGAGCCCAGAGTGACAGACTGAATATACCGCAGCAAAACAGGGAGTCACTGCTTAATGATTTTTCTGATTCCAGTgacttctccccctcctctttgaAAAACAAAGGAGAGGAGAGTTCACTGTCTTTGTACATGGAAAAACTGAGTACACGCAATGCTCAGCAGGACAGCGAAAGAAAGCAGGGTGTGTCTGACAGGCAGCGCCGAGGACAGAGAAGGGACACCACCaccagccatgatggagacattGAGTCTGGCGAGGAACTTGGTTCTTTAAAACCTGATGATGCCAAAAAACACCAGAAGCAGCAACGGAGAAACAAGGAGTCTAATAGAGAAGTCGCCTCCCGGGAAACTGACTCATTAGTTGGACATCCCCAGTCCCCAAAGAAATCCAAAACAACTGGGCAGGAACaagagaagatgaagaagtcaaagaaaaaaatccagtcaAAGCAACCAGACGAGAGGATAAACACAGAAGGGAAGTCTGCGGATGATGCTCAAACAACAAGACCCAAATCCCCACatgtcagagaaaaaaaagtgcagcagtCCCAAG CTTCAAGTGCCAGTTCCCCTGCTGACAAGAGTAAGAACAAAGGAGGCAGAGGCTCAAAGAAACAAGTGTTTGAATCCTACATGACCTCTGAGGATGTTTCCCATGGCCTTAAAAGAGGAGAGCTCATTCAG GGACAATTAAGGATCAACCCTAAGAAATACCATGAAGCCTATATTCCATCTCCT gATGACACGCGGGACATATTTCTGGATGGCATTGTAGCTCGCAACAGAGCTCTGAACGGAGACGTCGTGGTGGTGCAAATACTCCCCCGGGAGCAGTGGAAG GTTGTGAGGTCAGACACCGACTGCGAGGGTGCCAGTGAGTCAGAGGCTCAGAAAGAACATGTGGTGAAGACAAAGCACGTCCCCAAGCCTGATGTTACAGTGGAGGAGCAGTGTAGTGACCAGGATGAACTCGTCAGCAAATGTCAGAACATCGTTCTCGCCGATGGAG GGGAGCTTCTGGAAGACCCCTCAGCTCCACGGTCCACTGGGGAAATACTCCAAAAGACTGCTAAA GTGGTGTACATTGTTGAGAAAAAACACTCAAGAGCTGCCACTGGCTTCCTGAAGTTCCTACCTGACAAGGCCTTCGCCATGTTTTCCCCTGTGGATCATCGTGTGCCACGGATTAATATTCCCCTCATGGATTGTCCTGAAGACTTTAGTTCCCGTCCAGGTGACTACACCAACACCTTGTTCATCTGTCGGATCACCAACTGGGCAGCTGATAGCAACTTTGCAGAAGG TCGACTTGCTAAGACACTGGGTCAAGCTGGAGAAATAGAGCCAGAGACAGAGGGCATCCTGATAGAGTATGATGTGGATTTTTCGGAGTTCTCAGATGAGGTTTTAGACTGTCTACCTAAGAACCTGCCCTGGGCCATCCCACCTGAGGAGATGAATAAAAGGAGAGACCTGAG GAAAGAGTGTATCTTCACCATTGACCCAGCCACTGCCAGAGATCTGGATGATGCGCTGTCATGTAAACAACTACCAGACG GTAACTTTGAGGTGGGAGTCCACATTGCTGATGTGAGTTTTTTTGTGGAGCAGGGCAATGCTTTGGATGCCATTGCCAGCCAAAGAGCAACTAGTGTGTACATGGTTCAGAAA GTGATCCCCATGTTGCCCAGGCTGCTGTGTGAAGAGCTGTGCAGTCTGAATCCGCTCACTGACAGACTCACTTTCTCTGTCATTTGGAAAATCACACCTGAAGGAAAG ATCCTGAGTGAGTGGTTTGGCCGCTCGGTGATACGCTCCTGTGTGAAGCTGAGTTATGACCACGCTCAGAGCATGATTGAAGCCCCAGAGAAGCTGTTCTCTGCTGAAGAGCTTCCGCCTGTGGACCCTGAGCACCCTATTGATGAGATCCACCAGGCTGTGCTCAATCTGCACTCCATTGCCAAGAACCTCAGAGCCCAGCGCTTCTCAGGAGGAGCCCTCAGACTAGACCAG atgaAACTTTCCTTCACTCTCGACAAAGAGACGATGATGCCCCAAGGCTGCTACGTGTACCAATACAGAGACAGTAACAA GTTGGTGGAGGAGTTCATGCTGCTGGCTAACATTGCCACTGCTCACCACATTTATCGCAAATTCCCTGAGCTGGCCCTGCTCAGGCGACACCCTCCACCAAAGGCCAAGATGGTGGATGAGCTGCAGGAGTTGTGCGACCAGTTGGGAATCAACGTCGATTTGTCCTCTGCTGGAGCGTTACAC AAAAGTCTCAATACCACTCTTGGTGATGATGAATACACCAGTGCCAGAAAAGAAGTCCTCACCCACATGTGCTCCCGACCCATGCAG ATGGCGTTGTACTTCTGCACTGGTGTGCTGAAGAACGAGCAACTTTTTAAGCACTATGCCCTCAACGTGCCTCTCTACACACACTTCACATCTCCCATCAGACGCTACGCTGACATCATCGTGCACCGGCTGCTGGCTTATTCACTGA AATGCGGCCCTCATTTAGGATTGTCAACAGAGGAAGTGGAAAAACGGGCATCTCACTGTAATGACAAGAAAACTGTGTCCAAGAGAGTCCAGGAGCTCAGCACTGAGCTCTTCTTTGGAGTGTTTGTAAAG GAGTGTGGCCCACTGGACTCAGAGGCCATGGTGATGGGAGTGCTGGATCAGTCCTTTGATGTGCTGGTTCTCCGATACGGAGTGCAGAAACGCATCTACTGCAAG TCTATTGTAGGCTTGCAATCATTCCACCATCGTAAGGTGGGGAAGAAGTCAGAGCTGACTCTGGTCTGGACTGCAGAGGACCTGGAGAATCCCCCTGCAGAGCAG gtGATTTCAGTCTTCACCTTAGTGGAGGTACAGCTCAAAGCGGACGGTGCACCTATGAAATACAGCGCAGTGCTCAAGAGGCCCGAGGACATCAGGTCATAA